Proteins encoded by one window of Glycine soja cultivar W05 chromosome 15, ASM419377v2, whole genome shotgun sequence:
- the LOC114385664 gene encoding non-specific lipid-transfer protein-like protein At5g64080 codes for MTAKWYLIVCVVAIWAVDLGSSSHHARAPAPAPSVECSNLVLTLSDCLTFVSNGSTVTKPQGTCCSSLKTVLNTAPKCLCEAFNSSAQLGLAINVTKAVTLPAACKLSTPSAANCGLSATPAAAPGPSPTSATATIGTPGGAPSSTPGNAASALIPISAGSSIVCLLVALSLVSLSE; via the exons ATGACAGCAAAGTGGTATCTCATTGTGTGTGTTGTAGCGATCTGGGCCGTTGATCTGGGTTCATCATCACACCATGCCCGTGCCCCAGCACCAGCACCGTCAGTGGAGTGTTCAAACCTGGTATTGACCTTATCGGATTGCCTCACCTTCGTTAGCAACGGCAGCACCGTCACCAAGCCACAGGGAACATGCTGCTCTTCCTTGAAAACTGTGCTCAACACAGCCCCTAAGTGCCTCTGCGAGGCTTTCAACAGCAGCGCTCAGTTAGGTTTAGCCATCAATGTCACCAAGGCTGTCACGCTTCCCGCTGCTTGCAAACTCTCTACTCCTTCTGCCGCTAATTGTGGAC TGTCTGCAACGCCTGCTGCTGCTCCTG GCCCCTCTCCTACATCTGCTACTGCAACTATTGGGACTCCAGGAGGAGCTCCATCATCAACTCCCGGGAACGCAGCATCAGCATTAATCCCCATATCAGCTGGATCCTCTATTGTTTGCCTTTTAGTAGCTCTATCTCTCGTTTCACTTTCAGAGTAG